The Sphingomicrobium sp. genome has a window encoding:
- a CDS encoding response regulator, with protein sequence MPGPRLLLIDDEEALAEFLATAAEEAGFQPVITRRDEEFREAFLADRPDMVALDLGMPGMDGVELIRFLADNQCEAPVLIVSGFDRRVLESAYRLGEAMGLRMVGPLEKPVRFEVLQELLASVRATL encoded by the coding sequence ATGCCCGGACCGCGCCTGCTGCTGATCGATGACGAGGAGGCGCTGGCCGAATTCCTCGCAACAGCCGCGGAAGAGGCCGGGTTCCAGCCGGTCATCACCCGCCGCGACGAGGAGTTCCGCGAAGCCTTCCTTGCCGACCGGCCCGACATGGTTGCCCTCGACCTCGGCATGCCCGGCATGGATGGCGTCGAACTGATCCGTTTCCTCGCCGACAATCAGTGTGAGGCGCCGGTATTGATCGTCAGCGGATTCGACCGCCGCGTGCTCGAATCCGCCTACCGGCTCGGGGAGGCGATGGGCCTGCGCATGGTGGGACCGCTGGAAAAGCCGGTTCGGTTCGAGGTCCTTCAGGAGCTGCTGGCAAGCGTCAGGGCAACGCTCTAG
- a CDS encoding nitroreductase, which translates to MLNDRSSTLSLLETRRSAKPRELIGDGPTAEEMQRILTIAARTPDHGKLHPWRFVTVGADQRDRFEALLREALAEHDPCASIAHHQKEHDFAHYAGQLVVVVSAPVPNHKIPVWEQELSCGAAAMNLLHAAHALGYVAGWVTGWRTYSERVRSAFCGDGERIAGFIFIGQPGREIEERPRPSLAEVVSAWASPQVQDSD; encoded by the coding sequence ATGCTGAATGACCGTTCGTCGACGCTGTCGCTTCTCGAGACCCGCCGCTCCGCCAAGCCGCGCGAACTGATCGGCGACGGGCCGACCGCGGAGGAGATGCAGCGTATCCTGACCATTGCCGCGCGCACGCCCGACCACGGCAAGCTGCACCCCTGGCGGTTCGTGACCGTCGGCGCGGACCAGCGCGACCGGTTCGAGGCACTGCTTCGCGAAGCGCTGGCCGAGCACGATCCTTGCGCCAGCATCGCCCACCACCAGAAGGAGCATGATTTCGCTCATTATGCCGGCCAGCTGGTCGTGGTCGTCTCGGCGCCGGTTCCCAATCACAAGATCCCGGTGTGGGAGCAGGAGCTGTCTTGCGGGGCGGCGGCGATGAACCTTCTCCATGCCGCTCATGCGCTCGGCTATGTCGCCGGCTGGGTCACGGGGTGGCGGACCTATTCGGAGCGCGTGCGCAGCGCTTTCTGCGGCGATGGCGAGCGGATCGCCGGCTTCATCTTCATCGGTCAGCCTGGCCGCGAGATCGAAGAGCGGCCGCGGCCTTCGCTTGCGGAAGTGGTCAGCGCCTGGGCCTCGCCGCAAGTCCAAGATTCAGATTGA
- a CDS encoding peptide MFS transporter, with product MKPMQTWNEGDWIAAIATLILAAFLAIGLAIGLSRKQEVIGHPKGLFMLFFAEMWERFSYYGMRALLIFYLTKHWLFADDKSNLIYGAYTSLVYITPVLGGYLADRYLGQRKAVLFGGILLALGHGAMAIEGTGGQEDATINVFWLALALIIVGSGFLKANISVMVGQLYRLTDTRRDAAYTIFYMGINLGAAAGSILVGYLGETIGWGYGFGLAGIGMLAGLAVFVIGKGVLNGAGEPPASLPKGRELTLYGVGLAAVAVMWGLIQYQNVIQMLLIISGIALLAYVLYEAFKLDREPRHRIFAILFLIALNPLFWGLFEQAGGSFNLYTDRYVDRGNIPASVFQSVNSIYIILLAPLFAALWQYLGKRNLEPSAPAKFGLALMQVGAAFLVFVLGANLSGDALTPVFFVFALYFLQTTGELCLSPVGLSAMNRLAPRFMASLIMGAWFYMTAVGNFVAGKIGEATGGESGEMSRDLTLSIYNEIGWIAVGCGVLVLAVSPLIKRLMHLDTLKDEDLAGRAELAENQGPGMFPQREDVEGRSPKGV from the coding sequence GTGAAGCCGATGCAAACCTGGAATGAGGGTGACTGGATCGCCGCGATTGCGACCCTCATCCTTGCAGCCTTCCTCGCCATTGGCTTGGCCATCGGCCTCAGCCGCAAGCAGGAGGTGATCGGCCACCCGAAGGGCCTGTTCATGCTCTTCTTCGCCGAAATGTGGGAGCGCTTCTCCTACTACGGCATGCGGGCGCTGCTGATCTTCTACCTGACCAAGCATTGGCTGTTCGCCGACGACAAGTCGAACCTCATCTACGGCGCCTACACGAGCCTGGTGTACATCACGCCGGTGCTCGGCGGCTATCTCGCCGATCGCTACCTCGGCCAGCGCAAGGCAGTGCTATTCGGCGGCATCCTGCTCGCGCTCGGCCACGGGGCGATGGCGATCGAAGGCACAGGCGGCCAGGAAGATGCGACGATCAACGTCTTCTGGCTGGCGCTTGCGCTGATCATCGTCGGCTCCGGATTCCTCAAAGCGAACATCTCGGTGATGGTGGGCCAGCTCTACCGGCTGACGGACACCCGCCGCGACGCCGCCTACACCATCTTCTACATGGGCATTAACCTCGGCGCCGCCGCAGGCTCGATCCTCGTCGGCTACCTCGGCGAGACGATCGGCTGGGGCTATGGCTTCGGGCTTGCCGGCATCGGCATGCTCGCCGGCCTTGCCGTCTTCGTGATCGGCAAGGGCGTTCTCAACGGCGCTGGCGAGCCGCCGGCATCGCTTCCCAAGGGCCGCGAACTGACGCTCTACGGGGTCGGCCTCGCCGCCGTGGCGGTGATGTGGGGCCTCATCCAGTACCAAAACGTCATTCAGATGCTGCTGATCATCTCCGGCATCGCGCTGCTCGCCTACGTGCTCTACGAAGCCTTCAAGCTGGACCGCGAGCCGCGCCACCGCATCTTCGCGATCCTGTTCCTGATCGCCCTCAACCCGCTGTTCTGGGGCCTGTTCGAACAGGCGGGCGGCAGCTTCAACCTGTACACCGACCGCTATGTCGACCGCGGGAACATCCCCGCCTCGGTCTTCCAGTCGGTGAACTCCATCTACATCATTCTGCTCGCGCCTTTGTTCGCGGCCCTTTGGCAGTATCTCGGCAAGAGGAACCTGGAGCCTTCGGCACCCGCCAAGTTCGGCCTCGCGCTGATGCAGGTCGGTGCGGCATTCCTGGTGTTCGTCCTGGGTGCGAACCTCAGCGGAGACGCGCTGACCCCGGTGTTCTTCGTCTTCGCGCTCTACTTCCTTCAGACGACCGGCGAGCTGTGCCTGTCGCCCGTCGGCCTCAGCGCGATGAACCGTCTCGCACCGAGGTTCATGGCATCGCTGATCATGGGCGCATGGTTCTACATGACCGCCGTCGGTAACTTCGTCGCCGGCAAGATCGGCGAGGCGACGGGCGGCGAAAGCGGCGAAATGTCGAGGGACCTGACCTTGTCGATCTATAATGAGATCGGCTGGATCGCGGTCGGCTGCGGTGTGCTGGTGCTCGCGGTTTCGCCCTTGATCAAGCGCCTCATGCACCTCGACACGCTGAAGGACGAGGACCTGGCGGGCCGTGCGGAACTGGCCGAGAACCAAGGACCCGGCATGTTCCCGCAGCGCGAGGACGTGGAGGGGCGCAGCCCCAAAGGCGTCTGA
- a CDS encoding aldehyde dehydrogenase family protein yields MTPAEDAAQLLERFGVRSAGTLASHSPIDGTEIGRVAPGDPGEACARAVDAFAIWRSVPAPQRGELVRLLGEELRGAKEPLARMVTLEAGKIMAESLGEVQEMIDICDFAVGLSRQLYGLAIASERPNHRMMEQWHPLGPVLVISAFNFPVAVWAWNAALALVCGNPVIWKPSEKTPLCAELVMKLVERALERFGAAPDGLVQLVQGERATGEALVRDARIALVSATGSTRMGRMVAPVVAERLGRVLLELGGNNAAIVCPSADLDLTERAVLFSAVGTAGQRCTTLRRLIVHESIADQLVARLRQLLGAVKIGDPRDPDTLIGPLIDEGAFEAMRAVLGEGIDRVNAVPGGFYVRPAIVEVDRQEGSVVQETFAPILYVLRYRELEEAIALNNAVPQGLSSSIFTNDVREAERFMAAAGSDCGIANVNIGPSGAEIGGAFGGEKETGGGRESGSDSWRAYMRRQTNTVNYGSELPLAQGIRFDIAP; encoded by the coding sequence GTGACGCCAGCTGAAGATGCTGCACAGCTGCTCGAACGTTTCGGCGTCCGCTCGGCCGGAACGCTGGCGAGCCATTCGCCGATAGACGGCACAGAGATCGGCCGCGTTGCGCCTGGCGATCCTGGTGAGGCGTGCGCCCGCGCGGTGGATGCTTTCGCGATCTGGCGCTCGGTCCCGGCGCCGCAGCGCGGCGAGCTGGTCCGGCTACTCGGCGAAGAGCTGCGCGGCGCCAAGGAGCCGCTCGCACGCATGGTCACGCTCGAAGCGGGTAAGATCATGGCCGAGAGCCTGGGCGAAGTGCAGGAGATGATCGACATCTGCGACTTCGCCGTCGGCCTGTCGCGCCAGCTCTACGGCCTCGCCATCGCCAGCGAGCGGCCCAACCACCGGATGATGGAGCAATGGCATCCGCTCGGACCCGTGCTGGTGATCAGCGCTTTCAATTTCCCCGTGGCGGTGTGGGCGTGGAATGCCGCGCTGGCGCTGGTGTGCGGAAACCCCGTGATCTGGAAGCCCAGCGAGAAGACGCCGCTGTGCGCCGAGCTGGTGATGAAGCTTGTCGAGCGCGCGCTGGAGCGCTTCGGCGCTGCGCCGGACGGCCTCGTCCAGCTGGTGCAGGGCGAACGCGCGACCGGCGAGGCTTTGGTGCGCGACGCCCGCATCGCCTTGGTGTCCGCAACGGGATCGACGCGCATGGGGCGGATGGTGGCGCCGGTCGTGGCCGAACGGTTGGGCCGGGTGCTGCTGGAACTCGGCGGCAATAATGCCGCGATCGTCTGCCCGTCGGCCGACCTCGACCTCACCGAGCGCGCGGTCCTTTTCTCGGCAGTGGGGACGGCGGGGCAGCGCTGCACGACCCTTCGCCGCCTGATCGTTCACGAGAGCATCGCGGACCAGCTGGTGGCGCGGCTGCGGCAGCTGCTCGGTGCGGTGAAGATCGGCGATCCGCGGGATCCCGACACGCTGATCGGGCCGCTGATCGATGAAGGCGCGTTCGAAGCGATGCGCGCGGTGCTCGGCGAGGGGATTGACCGCGTGAATGCGGTGCCCGGCGGCTTCTATGTCCGGCCGGCGATCGTCGAGGTGGACCGGCAGGAAGGCTCGGTGGTGCAGGAAACCTTCGCGCCCATCCTGTACGTGCTCCGGTACCGCGAGCTTGAGGAGGCGATCGCGCTCAACAATGCGGTGCCGCAGGGGCTGTCCTCATCCATATTCACCAACGACGTGCGCGAGGCGGAGCGCTTCATGGCCGCGGCGGGGTCCGACTGCGGCATCGCCAATGTGAACATCGGCCCATCGGGCGCGGAGATCGGCGGCGCATTCGGCGGCGAAAAGGAAACCGGCGGCGGACGTGAGAGCGGCTCGGATTCGTGGCGCGCCTATATGCGGCGGCAGACCAACACGGTGAATTACGGCAGCGAGCTACCGCTTGCCCAAGGCATCCGGTTCGACATCGCCCCATAG
- a CDS encoding amidohydrolase family protein, with protein MIRALLAALLVTTSVPAAAQTFAIVNGTVAKGDGSEPIPGGMVVVRNGRVVAAGDIRMKLPADTQVIDATGKWVAPGIVAGFSRLGLSEVDLSAEGSEDVSANGPFSAAIDVVPSVNPRASTIAVNRADGITRAVVAPGAGKSIFAGQGAVIDTGADMDPITAARRFQYVELGESGADNAGGSRSSAFALFRNALREASQLGRYAAPVSSGTAERQDERDRPVVRNPNESRLYDRQRNSDVLLTRYDATALVPVLQGRQQLLVHVEQARDILNVLNLKREYPGLKLVLVGASEGWTVADRIRSAGVPVIAAPLNDLPASFEELAATQSNVGRLRAAGVQVALGTINGDDTRNIFWQRQYAGNLVGLQRVPGAAGVSWGEALAMITSRPAEVIGLGNELGSLAPGRRADVVIWSGDPLEGSSAAEQVYIDGVRQPLETRQTRLLQRYRDLQRRDLPEAYRH; from the coding sequence ATGATCCGCGCGCTGCTTGCCGCATTGCTGGTCACGACGAGCGTTCCAGCCGCCGCCCAAACCTTCGCGATCGTCAACGGCACTGTTGCCAAGGGCGACGGCTCGGAACCGATCCCTGGCGGCATGGTCGTCGTTCGCAACGGCAGGGTCGTCGCCGCGGGCGACATCCGCATGAAGTTGCCCGCGGATACGCAGGTGATCGATGCCACCGGCAAATGGGTGGCGCCGGGGATCGTCGCCGGCTTTTCCCGCCTCGGCTTGTCGGAGGTCGACCTGTCCGCTGAAGGATCGGAGGACGTCAGCGCCAATGGGCCGTTCAGCGCCGCCATCGATGTGGTGCCGTCGGTCAATCCGCGCGCCTCGACGATCGCCGTGAACCGTGCCGACGGAATCACGCGCGCCGTCGTCGCGCCCGGCGCCGGCAAGAGCATTTTTGCCGGGCAGGGGGCGGTGATCGACACCGGCGCCGACATGGACCCGATCACCGCCGCCCGCCGCTTCCAATATGTCGAACTTGGCGAGAGCGGCGCCGACAATGCCGGCGGTTCCCGGTCCTCGGCCTTTGCCTTGTTCCGCAACGCCTTGCGCGAAGCCTCGCAGCTCGGCCGCTATGCGGCGCCCGTGAGCAGCGGGACGGCGGAACGGCAGGACGAACGCGACCGGCCCGTGGTGCGTAACCCGAACGAATCCCGCCTCTACGATCGGCAGCGTAACAGCGACGTTCTTCTGACCCGCTATGACGCCACGGCGCTCGTTCCGGTGCTGCAAGGGCGGCAGCAGCTGCTTGTCCACGTCGAGCAAGCCCGCGACATCCTCAACGTTCTCAACCTCAAACGCGAGTATCCGGGCCTGAAGCTAGTGCTGGTCGGGGCGAGCGAAGGCTGGACGGTCGCTGACCGCATCCGCAGCGCCGGCGTGCCGGTCATTGCCGCTCCGCTGAACGATCTGCCGGCCTCGTTCGAGGAGCTTGCGGCGACCCAGTCGAATGTCGGCCGCCTGCGCGCTGCCGGCGTTCAGGTCGCGCTCGGCACGATCAACGGGGATGATACCCGCAATATCTTCTGGCAGCGCCAATATGCCGGCAACCTCGTCGGCCTTCAGCGGGTGCCCGGCGCCGCCGGCGTCAGCTGGGGCGAGGCCTTGGCGATGATCACCTCGCGCCCCGCAGAAGTGATCGGCCTCGGCAATGAGCTGGGCAGCCTGGCGCCCGGGCGGCGCGCCGATGTCGTCATCTGGTCGGGCGATCCGCTCGAAGGCTCGAGCGCGGCCGAGCAGGTTTACATCGACGGCGTTCGCCAGCCACTCGAGACGCGCCAGACGCGCCTGCTCCAACGCTATCGCGACCTTCAGCGGCGCGATCTTCCGGAGGCATACCGGCATTGA
- a CDS encoding EAL domain-containing protein translates to MASPTAAQLVRKLPEALRQQQLRMLYQPQVQMRDGKLVCVEALVRWEDPDFGPIEPSRFVPLAEEHGLIEDLTQWGLRRILRQWIEWRDAGIDTSIAFNISALSLKHLDFPDLVERMCRALGVPADRLVLELTEGATQPLVKLMDTLTRFRIKGIGLAIDDFGTGYSSLMQLRQLPFTEVKIDREFVGDLENSRDSALIVKSIAELARGLGLLCCAEGVETAEQLRILHEIGCDRVQGYLVSPPLEPERLGSWLADFRRSWPTLIGGASLELWGDVEPDALGKR, encoded by the coding sequence GTGGCCTCCCCAACCGCCGCACAGCTGGTCCGCAAGCTTCCCGAAGCACTGCGCCAGCAGCAGCTGAGGATGCTCTACCAACCGCAGGTGCAGATGCGCGATGGCAAGCTCGTCTGTGTCGAAGCGCTGGTCCGCTGGGAAGATCCCGATTTCGGCCCGATCGAGCCGAGCCGCTTCGTGCCGCTCGCCGAAGAGCATGGGCTGATCGAAGATCTGACACAGTGGGGGCTGCGGCGGATCCTGCGCCAGTGGATCGAGTGGCGCGATGCCGGGATCGATACGTCGATCGCCTTCAATATTTCGGCGCTCAGCCTCAAGCATCTCGATTTCCCCGACCTGGTCGAGCGGATGTGCCGGGCCCTCGGCGTCCCTGCCGACCGCCTGGTGCTCGAATTGACCGAGGGCGCGACTCAACCTTTGGTCAAGCTGATGGACACGCTGACCCGCTTTCGGATCAAGGGCATCGGCTTGGCCATCGACGATTTCGGCACCGGCTATTCCTCGCTGATGCAGCTTCGCCAGCTGCCATTCACCGAAGTGAAGATCGACCGCGAGTTCGTCGGCGACCTGGAGAACTCGCGCGATTCAGCCCTCATCGTCAAAAGTATCGCCGAGCTGGCGCGCGGCCTCGGCCTGCTGTGCTGCGCCGAGGGTGTCGAAACTGCCGAGCAACTGCGCATCCTCCACGAGATCGGCTGCGACCGCGTCCAGGGGTATCTCGTCTCCCCGCCGCTGGAGCCGGAGCGTCTCGGCAGCTGGCTCGCCGACTTCCGCCGCAGTTGGCCGACCCTCATCGGCGGCGCATCCCTCGAACTATGGGGCGATGTCGAACCGGATGCCTTGGGCAAGCGGTAG
- a CDS encoding PilZ domain-containing protein, giving the protein MFATLIRRKWSGQPVSQTDAAFESTTVSLSTNVPRPVERRDDDRVPAMLRVGKMIDASGHQQLIKVKNMSAGGIMAIVSRLPNVGDPVDIEVSGQKIPSSVVWTRDDLVGVKFDQSVDLGELLAGRKQRLGFRPRPPRLQIACKASVKVGKIYYTVDVHDISLGGMKVEPIEEYCVGKKVVVVIESLRPVKGEVRWFSDRVAGIVFDKPLEFDELAEWVGKRLELASLKASYQK; this is encoded by the coding sequence ATGTTTGCAACGCTGATCCGCAGGAAATGGTCAGGCCAGCCGGTATCGCAAACCGACGCGGCCTTCGAATCAACGACCGTTTCACTGTCGACGAACGTACCCCGCCCGGTCGAACGCCGCGATGACGACCGTGTGCCAGCGATGCTCCGGGTCGGCAAGATGATCGACGCTTCCGGCCACCAGCAGCTGATCAAGGTCAAGAACATGTCCGCCGGCGGGATCATGGCCATCGTGTCGCGCCTGCCGAACGTCGGCGACCCGGTCGATATCGAGGTCTCGGGGCAGAAGATCCCGTCCTCGGTAGTCTGGACTCGCGACGATCTGGTCGGCGTCAAGTTCGACCAGAGCGTCGACCTCGGCGAGCTGCTGGCCGGACGCAAGCAGCGCCTGGGCTTCCGCCCGCGGCCGCCGCGCCTGCAGATCGCCTGCAAGGCGTCGGTCAAGGTCGGCAAAATCTATTACACCGTCGACGTCCACGACATCTCGCTCGGGGGCATGAAGGTCGAGCCGATCGAGGAATATTGCGTCGGCAAGAAGGTCGTCGTCGTGATCGAAAGCCTCCGTCCGGTGAAGGGCGAGGTGCGCTGGTTTTCCGACCGAGTGGCGGGCATCGTCTTCGACAAGCCGCTTGAGTTCGACGAGCTCGCCGAATGGGTCGGCAAAAGGCTCGAACTCGCCAGCCTCAAGGCGTCTTACCAAAAGTAG
- a CDS encoding GntR family transcriptional regulator codes for MTLRTQHEKPVYVRLREVIADAILAGKYKDGDPLPSVRALAAEEQANPLTVAKAYQGFQDEGLIVVKRGVGMFVAPGARQRLSESERTRFLKEEWPEIRARMSRLGIDASELLQRETA; via the coding sequence ATGACGCTTCGCACCCAGCATGAAAAACCGGTCTACGTCCGCCTCCGCGAAGTGATTGCCGACGCGATCCTCGCCGGCAAGTACAAGGACGGGGATCCGCTTCCTTCGGTGCGGGCGCTCGCCGCCGAGGAACAGGCCAACCCGCTGACGGTCGCCAAGGCCTATCAGGGCTTCCAGGACGAAGGGCTGATCGTCGTCAAGCGCGGCGTCGGCATGTTCGTCGCGCCGGGCGCGCGCCAGCGGCTCAGTGAATCCGAACGCACTCGCTTCCTCAAGGAAGAATGGCCGGAGATCCGGGCGCGCATGAGCCGGCTCGGGATCGACGCCAGCGAACTGCTGCAGCGGGAAACCGCCTGA
- a CDS encoding amidohydrolase has product MRLGGAIILVAAGAGLTACAALNPPAKDAAAVRINEDPYPSTYARYAGAPTVIRNATVFDGDGRRIDGGTVIFADGAIQAVRGPALATPVGAVEIDGTGKFVTPGIIDVHSHLGDYPSPGVEALSDGNEATSPARPEVWAEHSVWPQDPGFSRALANGGVTTLQILPGSANLFGGRSVTVKNVPARTVQGMKFPGAPYGLKMACGENPKRVYGSKGNMPQTRMGNIAVTRQTWIDAQAYKRKWDAYTADGGDMPDRDLAKDTLMGVLDGKILIHNHCYRADEMAQMIDMAHEFGYKVTAFHHAVESYKIADILAREGICSAMWADWYGFKMEAYDAVKENIPLVHNAGACAIVHSDDPNGIQRLNQEAAKALADGRRAGIDVSDAVAWTWLSRNPAQALGILNRTGTLTPGKMADVVLWNGNPFSVYARPERVWIDGALMYDMNDPKRRPVSDFELGQPGEGDVK; this is encoded by the coding sequence ATGCGGCTCGGGGGGGCGATCATCTTGGTGGCGGCAGGCGCGGGATTGACCGCGTGCGCCGCGCTCAACCCGCCGGCGAAGGATGCGGCGGCGGTCCGGATCAACGAAGATCCCTATCCGTCGACCTATGCCCGCTACGCGGGCGCGCCGACGGTGATCCGCAACGCGACCGTGTTCGACGGCGACGGCCGCCGCATCGACGGGGGCACGGTGATCTTCGCCGATGGCGCGATTCAGGCGGTCCGCGGACCGGCACTGGCGACGCCCGTGGGCGCGGTGGAGATCGACGGTACCGGCAAGTTCGTGACCCCCGGCATCATCGACGTGCACAGCCACCTCGGCGATTATCCGTCGCCCGGCGTGGAAGCGCTGTCGGACGGCAACGAAGCGACGTCCCCCGCGCGGCCCGAAGTGTGGGCGGAACATAGCGTCTGGCCGCAGGACCCGGGCTTCAGCCGGGCGCTTGCCAATGGCGGCGTGACCACGCTGCAGATCCTGCCGGGCTCAGCGAACCTGTTCGGCGGCCGCTCGGTGACGGTGAAGAACGTGCCGGCGCGGACGGTGCAGGGGATGAAGTTCCCCGGCGCTCCCTACGGCCTCAAGATGGCGTGCGGCGAAAATCCGAAGCGGGTTTACGGGTCGAAGGGCAACATGCCGCAGACGCGGATGGGCAATATCGCCGTCACGCGTCAGACCTGGATCGATGCCCAGGCGTACAAGCGCAAGTGGGACGCTTATACTGCAGACGGCGGCGACATGCCCGACCGCGACCTTGCCAAGGACACGCTGATGGGCGTGCTCGACGGCAAGATCCTGATCCACAACCATTGCTACCGCGCCGACGAAATGGCCCAGATGATCGATATGGCCCATGAGTTCGGCTACAAGGTCACGGCCTTTCACCACGCGGTCGAAAGCTACAAGATCGCCGACATCCTCGCTCGCGAAGGCATCTGCTCGGCGATGTGGGCGGACTGGTACGGCTTCAAGATGGAAGCCTATGACGCGGTGAAGGAGAATATCCCGCTGGTTCACAATGCGGGCGCCTGTGCCATCGTCCATTCCGACGACCCGAACGGCATCCAGCGCCTGAACCAGGAAGCGGCCAAAGCGCTTGCCGACGGACGCCGTGCCGGGATCGACGTCAGCGACGCCGTTGCCTGGACGTGGCTCAGCCGCAACCCGGCCCAGGCGCTCGGCATCCTCAACAGGACCGGCACGCTGACGCCGGGCAAGATGGCGGACGTGGTGCTGTGGAACGGCAATCCGTTCAGCGTCTATGCGCGGCCGGAACGCGTGTGGATCGACGGCGCGCTCATGTATGACATGAACGATCCGAAGCGGCGGCCGGTCAGCGACTTCGAGCTGGGCCAGCCGGGCGAAGGAGACGTGAAATGA
- a CDS encoding L-threonylcarbamoyladenylate synthase — protein sequence MQTRLLTDDENGIAEAARLILAGQPVAVPTETVYGLAADATNGDAVARIYEAKGRPSFNPLIVHVPDLAAAQVIGEFGNDALALAREHWPGPLTLVVPLRADSGIASLVTAGLDTIGLRVPDHPAMQALLRKCGRPLAAPSANASGSISPTRAEHVLKSLEGRIAAVIDGGATRRGIESTIVAATGGTLRLLRKGPVEVDAPLESSGKIEAPGQLASHYAPAKPLRLDAERADADEYLIGFGPIAGNASLSASGDLVEAARRLFDLLHQADASPKPRIAVAPVPNDGLGSAINDRLSRAAAPRP from the coding sequence GTGCAGACCCGGCTCCTCACCGATGACGAAAACGGCATAGCCGAAGCCGCGCGGCTGATCCTTGCCGGGCAGCCGGTCGCTGTGCCGACCGAGACCGTCTACGGCCTCGCCGCGGACGCGACCAACGGCGACGCCGTCGCGCGCATCTACGAGGCGAAAGGCCGGCCGAGCTTCAATCCGCTGATCGTCCATGTGCCGGACCTCGCGGCCGCCCAGGTCATCGGCGAGTTCGGCAATGACGCGCTGGCGCTGGCGCGCGAGCACTGGCCTGGACCGCTGACGCTCGTCGTTCCGCTGCGCGCCGACAGCGGTATCGCCTCGCTGGTCACCGCGGGCCTCGACACGATCGGGCTTCGGGTGCCGGACCATCCCGCGATGCAGGCGCTTCTGCGCAAGTGCGGACGCCCGCTCGCGGCGCCATCGGCAAATGCTAGCGGCTCGATCAGCCCGACGCGAGCCGAGCATGTCCTGAAGAGCCTCGAAGGCCGCATTGCGGCTGTCATCGACGGCGGCGCGACCAGGCGCGGCATCGAGTCCACGATCGTCGCAGCAACCGGCGGCACGCTCCGCCTGCTGCGCAAAGGGCCGGTCGAGGTGGACGCCCCCCTGGAGAGCAGCGGCAAGATCGAAGCGCCGGGTCAGCTCGCGAGCCACTATGCCCCCGCCAAGCCGCTGCGGCTCGACGCCGAGCGAGCCGACGCGGACGAATATCTAATTGGCTTCGGGCCAATCGCCGGCAACGCGAGCCTCAGCGCATCGGGCGACCTGGTCGAGGCCGCGCGGCGCCTGTTCGACCTGCTTCACCAGGCGGACGCCTCGCCAAAGCCGCGCATCGCGGTCGCCCCGGTCCCGAACGACGGGCTCGGCTCGGCCATCAACGATCGCCTGAGCCGCGCCGCCGCGCCTAGGCCGTAG
- the msrA gene encoding peptide-methionine (S)-S-oxide reductase MsrA, which translates to MADEVAVLAGGCFWCTEAVFLDVVGVKSVESGYTGGHTVNPTYKEVCGGNTGHAEAIRITFDNEQLSYDDLLDIFFATHDPTQLNRQGNDIGTQYRSAIFPQTDEQAQQADAAIERNNADHGGRIVTTIEPMAEWYPAEDYHQDYWSGEGQRNPYCMAVIPPKLQKLRKSFQARTKSASATA; encoded by the coding sequence ATGGCCGACGAAGTCGCGGTTCTTGCAGGCGGGTGCTTCTGGTGCACCGAAGCGGTGTTCCTGGACGTGGTCGGAGTGAAATCCGTCGAGAGCGGCTACACCGGCGGCCACACGGTGAACCCGACCTACAAGGAGGTGTGCGGCGGCAATACCGGCCATGCCGAAGCGATCCGGATCACCTTCGACAATGAGCAGCTGAGCTACGACGACCTGCTCGACATCTTCTTTGCGACGCACGACCCGACGCAGCTCAACCGCCAGGGCAACGACATCGGCACGCAATATCGCTCCGCAATTTTCCCGCAGACGGATGAGCAGGCGCAGCAAGCGGACGCAGCGATCGAGCGCAACAATGCCGATCATGGCGGGCGGATCGTCACGACGATCGAGCCGATGGCCGAATGGTATCCGGCCGAGGATTATCACCAGGACTATTGGTCGGGCGAGGGGCAGCGGAACCCTTATTGCATGGCGGTGATCCCGCCCAAGCTTCAGAAGCTCCGCAAGAGCTTCCAGGCACGCACGAAGAGCGCTTCGGCTACGGCCTAG